In Campylobacter sp. VBCF_01 NA2, one DNA window encodes the following:
- a CDS encoding plasminogen-binding N-terminal domain-containing protein has protein sequence MKRILLALGLFLSSVFGAEFYMPPYETLIFDVQNGEAVIADNPAIMVGSAGIVMHDFGNGENAIIARAVVSEKSGAKAKIRFEVFGMLEQKALPLPKILPANGDKVILNYLYDRALIVAPNAEIYAQIVQAFPNIEFIHPDLGGAYLRLNSKPNPSRDDFRKICAKNSTGLIFIAMNEKSVFADCGSFKPLRTYESGKVAYYTLPFYSRVGDIKTVFWDFTNGPISDYDRHYSYLLGLDDE, from the coding sequence TTGAAACGAATTTTACTTGCTTTGGGGCTATTTTTATCATCTGTTTTTGGGGCTGAGTTTTACATGCCACCTTATGAAACGCTGATTTTTGATGTGCAAAATGGCGAAGCCGTAATCGCTGATAATCCCGCTATCATGGTAGGAAGCGCTGGGATTGTAATGCATGATTTCGGCAACGGCGAAAACGCTATCATCGCGCGCGCAGTAGTCAGCGAAAAATCCGGCGCAAAGGCAAAAATCAGATTTGAAGTCTTTGGTATGTTGGAGCAAAAGGCTCTGCCGCTACCAAAAATTTTGCCAGCTAATGGCGATAAGGTGATTTTAAATTACCTTTATGACCGCGCCCTAATCGTGGCTCCAAATGCCGAAATTTACGCACAAATCGTGCAGGCTTTCCCAAATATCGAGTTTATTCACCCTGACCTTGGCGGAGCGTATTTGAGGCTAAATTCCAAACCAAACCCGAGCCGTGATGATTTCCGCAAAATTTGCGCGAAAAACAGCACTGGGCTAATTTTTATCGCAATGAACGAAAAGAGCGTATTCGCAGACTGCGGCAGCTTCAAACCACTTCGCACCTATGAAAGTGGCAAGGTCGCTTACTACACGCTTCCGTTTTATTCACGCGTAGGGGATATCAAAACCGTGTTTTGGGATTTCACAAATGGTCCGATTAGCGACTATGACAGACACTACTCATATCTTTTGGGCTTAGATGATGAATAA
- a CDS encoding SAM-dependent methyltransferase: protein MKFSDFFEAWLNEGYYANGVKIGKEGDFYTAVSVGSFFGICLGREILRLSANFTGKISLVEIGANEGFLLADIAQALFTFDPNSLAKFEFVIIEPHQRLRQIQSENFAKKFGDEITLKHLSSLKEAKFSEAIFIANELFDTFKCEVVQDGKMLYIEDFKQIWREICDNEILKFSAGGAEIPLGYEEFASSINAQKFAFLAFDYGKMGASGEISLRIYKNHQVYNFFEIQNLAEFYGVSDITYNVDFEILSRAFENTGAKIGRFMSFEKALIEFGATQILEQFAQNLGQNGYQNALAQFNHLRHEFGEKFKFIEFLKGF from the coding sequence TTGAAATTTAGCGATTTTTTCGAGGCGTGGCTAAACGAAGGCTACTACGCAAATGGCGTTAAAATCGGCAAAGAGGGCGATTTTTACACCGCTGTTAGCGTGGGAAGCTTTTTTGGGATTTGCTTGGGGCGCGAAATTTTGCGCCTTAGTGCGAATTTTACTGGCAAAATTTCACTCGTCGAAATCGGCGCAAACGAGGGATTTTTGCTCGCTGATATAGCGCAAGCGCTTTTTACTTTTGACCCAAATTCTTTGGCGAAATTTGAGTTTGTCATCATCGAGCCACACCAGAGGCTGCGCCAAATCCAAAGCGAAAATTTCGCTAAAAAATTTGGCGATGAAATCACGCTAAAACACCTCTCTTCGCTAAAAGAAGCGAAATTTAGCGAGGCGATTTTTATCGCAAACGAGCTTTTTGACACCTTCAAATGCGAGGTTGTCCAAGATGGCAAAATGCTTTATATCGAGGATTTTAAACAAATTTGGCGCGAAATTTGCGATAATGAAATTTTAAAATTTAGCGCTGGGGGCGCAGAAATTCCGCTTGGATACGAGGAATTTGCTAGTAGCATTAATGCGCAAAAATTCGCCTTTTTGGCATTTGATTATGGCAAAATGGGTGCGAGCGGGGAAATTTCGCTTAGAATTTACAAAAATCACCAAGTCTATAATTTTTTTGAAATTCAAAATTTAGCCGAATTTTACGGGGTAAGCGACATTACTTACAATGTAGATTTTGAAATTTTATCGCGAGCTTTTGAGAATACTGGCGCGAAAATTGGCAGATTTATGAGTTTTGAAAAGGCTTTGATTGAATTTGGCGCGACACAAATTTTGGAGCAATTTGCGCAAAATTTGGGTCAAAACGGCTATCAAAACGCCCTAGCCCAGTTTAACCACCTGCGCCACGAATTTGGCGAAAAGTTCAAATTTATCGAGTTTTTAAAAGGATTTTAA
- a CDS encoding NUDIX domain-containing protein, with the protein MDIDIKNFKISKLEHSNFIKPFRLNFELNGEARAWDCVKVHDSVSILLYHSEKKAFLLVKQFRPSVWFYQDENLINCDEKGFTYELCAGILDKGISEEQTAIEEIYEETGYELKNLEFITSFYSALGFGANRQILFYGEIDESMKKGAGGGVDGENIELYFLPLDEAKKFMYDEKIVRASGLVAAFLWFFQNKGEI; encoded by the coding sequence ATGGATATTGATATAAAAAATTTTAAAATTTCAAAACTCGAACACTCGAATTTCATTAAGCCATTTAGGCTAAATTTTGAATTAAACGGCGAGGCGCGCGCGTGGGATTGCGTCAAGGTGCATGATAGCGTCTCAATCCTGCTGTATCACAGCGAAAAAAAGGCGTTTTTGCTCGTTAAGCAGTTTCGCCCAAGCGTGTGGTTTTACCAAGACGAAAATTTAATAAACTGCGATGAAAAGGGCTTTACCTACGAGCTGTGCGCTGGGATTTTAGACAAAGGCATTAGCGAGGAACAAACCGCAATCGAGGAAATTTACGAAGAAACCGGATATGAACTTAAAAATTTAGAGTTTATCACGAGCTTTTACAGCGCGCTTGGTTTTGGCGCAAATCGCCAAATTTTATTTTACGGCGAGATTGATGAGAGTATGAAAAAAGGCGCAGGTGGCGGGGTCGATGGCGAGAATATCGAGCTGTATTTTTTGCCGTTAGATGAAGCTAAAAAATTTATGTATGATGAAAAAATCGTGCGAGCCTCTGGGTTAGTGGCGGCGTTTTTGTGGTTTTTCCAAAACAAGGGCGAAATTTAA
- a CDS encoding FAD-linked oxidase C-terminal domain-containing protein produces MNNSDIEFFTNLLGEENAYFDEAHKIAYCYDATRRRFKPDAVLFPRDESDVSEILKYCNAHNLPIIPRGAGSGFTGGSLAHEGGIILGFEKHMNKILEIDLQNLVAVVQPGVINKDLQNAVAKMGLFYPPDPASEAYSTLGGNVAENSGGMRAAKYGITKDYVMALRAVLPSGEIIRAGKRTIKDVAGYNIAGILIASEGSLAVITEITLKLIAMPKFKKTAMGIFPSVKNAMDAVYKTMASGVTPVAMEFLDNLCIKAVEQKFHKGLPTSAGAILICDVDGNIEDSLEADLRVIKDSFIANGASEFRVAKDERESADIWFARRNCSQSITCYGSLKLNEDITVPRSNLPALLDKIAEISAKYGLVTPCFGHTGDGNVHTNVMADKSNVEEVKKAHLAIEEIFAATVELGGTLSGEHGIGISKAPYMKMAFNEAEMELFRAIKKAFDPNNILNPNKMGL; encoded by the coding sequence ATGAATAATTCTGACATAGAATTTTTTACAAATTTACTAGGCGAGGAGAACGCCTATTTCGACGAAGCGCATAAAATCGCCTACTGCTACGACGCGACTAGAAGGCGTTTTAAGCCAGACGCTGTGCTTTTCCCACGAGATGAGAGCGATGTAAGCGAGATTTTAAAATACTGCAACGCTCACAATCTGCCAATTATCCCGCGCGGGGCTGGAAGTGGCTTTACGGGCGGTTCTTTGGCGCATGAGGGCGGGATAATTCTAGGCTTTGAAAAGCACATGAATAAAATTTTAGAGATTGATTTGCAAAATTTAGTCGCCGTCGTTCAGCCGGGCGTGATAAACAAAGATTTGCAAAACGCAGTCGCCAAAATGGGGCTGTTTTACCCGCCAGATCCTGCGAGTGAAGCATACAGCACGCTTGGTGGCAATGTTGCTGAAAACTCAGGCGGTATGAGAGCGGCGAAATACGGCATAACCAAAGACTATGTCATGGCTCTACGCGCTGTGCTTCCTAGTGGCGAAATCATACGCGCTGGCAAACGCACGATAAAAGATGTCGCTGGGTATAATATCGCTGGAATTTTAATCGCTAGTGAGGGTTCGCTTGCTGTGATTACCGAAATCACGCTAAAACTCATCGCAATGCCAAAATTTAAAAAGACCGCAATGGGAATTTTCCCAAGTGTCAAAAACGCAATGGACGCCGTGTATAAGACAATGGCGAGTGGCGTAACGCCCGTGGCAATGGAGTTTTTGGACAATCTGTGTATAAAGGCTGTCGAGCAGAAATTTCACAAAGGTCTGCCAACAAGCGCTGGTGCGATACTAATCTGCGATGTCGATGGCAATATCGAAGATAGCCTAGAAGCCGATTTGCGCGTGATCAAAGATAGCTTTATCGCAAATGGCGCTAGCGAATTTCGCGTAGCAAAGGACGAGCGCGAGAGTGCGGATATTTGGTTTGCGCGCAGAAACTGCTCGCAATCTATCACCTGCTACGGCTCTTTGAAGCTAAACGAAGATATCACCGTGCCACGCTCGAATTTACCTGCGCTTTTGGATAAAATCGCTGAAATTTCGGCTAAATATGGGCTTGTTACACCGTGTTTTGGGCACACTGGCGATGGCAATGTCCATACAAATGTCATGGCTGATAAAAGCAATGTCGAAGAGGTCAAAAAGGCTCACCTAGCTATCGAGGAGATTTTCGCAGCGACCGTGGAGCTTGGTGGCACGCTAAGTGGGGAGCATGGGATTGGTATTTCGAAGGCTCCGTATATGAAAATGGCATTTAACGAGGCTGAAATGGAGCTTTTCCGCGCGATTAAAAAGGCCTTTGATCCAAACAATATCCTAAATCCAAACAAAATGGGGCTGTAA
- a CDS encoding peptidoglycan DD-metalloendopeptidase family protein has translation MMRIFALIFLLFSLSFASSSSVEKFKWPSGVSLLQFMENFSIPLSTYYDLDKEDQELAAEVRADVECMMLKDPLGKIVQVLIPINDELQIQIYRDKNGIYKFIYTPIVYEQHSYALSIEITSSPSNDILKATGSIALANEFSSVFKNEVNFKKLQKGDRLTILYEQKTRLGRPFGGVKILAGTIEEAKKPKSLYYFDDKYYNETGKKVEHFVLTTPLVYTRISSRFTPKRFHPVLKRYRAHLGVDYAAPKGTKVNAAGNGKVTFVGRKNGYGNTVEINHGGGLVTLYAHLSGFAKGLKVGMSVKQGQLIAYVGSTGLSSGPHLHLGLYRNNQPVDPLKTIKITKSNFVSEEERKFKALVKDMNAKFDAVKDGSKNPAKFEPYENLVSIN, from the coding sequence ATGATGAGAATTTTTGCACTGATTTTTTTACTTTTTAGCCTTTCATTTGCCAGTTCTTCGAGTGTGGAAAAATTTAAATGGCCCTCAGGCGTGAGCTTACTACAATTTATGGAAAATTTCTCTATTCCGCTCTCGACATATTATGATTTAGACAAAGAGGATCAAGAATTAGCCGCCGAAGTGCGCGCAGATGTCGAGTGTATGATGCTAAAAGACCCGCTTGGCAAAATCGTCCAAGTCCTAATCCCCATAAACGACGAACTTCAAATCCAAATTTACCGCGACAAAAATGGAATTTACAAATTTATCTACACGCCGATTGTTTATGAACAGCACTCTTACGCTTTAAGTATTGAGATTACTTCATCGCCCTCAAACGATATCTTAAAGGCTACTGGAAGTATCGCGCTAGCAAACGAATTTTCGAGCGTTTTTAAAAACGAGGTAAATTTCAAAAAACTACAAAAAGGCGATCGCCTTACGATTTTATACGAGCAAAAAACAAGGCTTGGCAGACCGTTTGGCGGGGTTAAAATCCTAGCTGGCACAATCGAGGAAGCCAAAAAGCCAAAATCGCTTTATTATTTCGATGACAAATACTATAACGAAACTGGCAAAAAGGTCGAACATTTCGTGCTTACCACGCCACTTGTTTATACTAGAATTTCATCTCGTTTCACGCCTAAACGCTTCCACCCGGTGCTTAAACGATACCGCGCGCACCTGGGCGTGGATTATGCTGCGCCAAAAGGCACAAAAGTAAATGCCGCAGGCAATGGCAAAGTAACCTTCGTAGGGCGCAAAAACGGCTATGGAAACACCGTCGAAATCAACCACGGCGGAGGTTTGGTTACGCTGTATGCGCATTTAAGCGGATTTGCCAAAGGGTTAAAAGTCGGCATGAGCGTAAAACAAGGTCAATTAATCGCCTATGTGGGATCTACTGGGCTAAGCTCGGGGCCGCATTTGCATTTGGGTCTGTATCGCAACAACCAGCCAGTCGATCCCCTAAAAACCATAAAAATCACAAAATCAAATTTCGTAAGCGAAGAAGAGCGCAAATTTAAGGCGTTGGTAAAGGATATGAACGCTAAATTTGACGCGGTTAAAGACGGCTCGAAAAACCCAGCGAAATTTGAACCTTATGAAAATTTAGTCAGCATAAATTAG
- the truD gene encoding tRNA pseudouridine(13) synthase TruD, whose protein sequence is MKFLYTLNHAPINAHFSKNSADFVVREVPLYEPSGDGEHAMIHLQKKDLTTWEALQILSEHLGVKMRDFGYAGLKDKEGLTSQFVTFPFKFAPNLESFSHEKIKILSLNRHKNKLKIGHLKGNNFFIRLKKVLPTDALKLREALETLSAQGFANYFGFQRFGKFGDNAEAGLAILRGEKRIKNPKMRDFLISAYQSELFNTWLAKRVEISKFASEFSVSEFAKIYGFDKDLAKSIATQAQFYKLLPGEILGHFPHGAFFTCEDLGAEVERFVRRDITSAGLIAGAQKLRASGVANRFESEIFAEAEGHLAQTNGSYRYAWSYIEDISHSYDEEKAQFGFSFYLPKGSYATVILEEILHREIFENFAPNEE, encoded by the coding sequence AAAACTCTGCCGATTTCGTCGTGCGCGAAGTCCCATTGTATGAGCCTAGCGGCGATGGCGAGCATGCGATGATACATCTGCAAAAAAAGGACCTAACCACCTGGGAAGCCTTGCAGATTTTAAGCGAACATTTAGGCGTTAAGATGCGCGATTTCGGCTATGCAGGGCTTAAAGACAAAGAGGGCTTAACTAGCCAGTTTGTTACATTTCCTTTCAAATTCGCGCCAAATTTAGAGAGTTTTTCGCACGAAAAAATCAAAATTTTAAGCCTTAATCGCCACAAAAACAAGCTAAAAATCGGACATTTAAAGGGAAATAATTTTTTTATCCGCCTAAAAAAGGTCTTGCCAACTGACGCTTTAAAACTGCGCGAAGCTCTTGAAACACTCAGCGCACAGGGGTTTGCGAACTATTTTGGCTTTCAACGCTTTGGCAAATTTGGCGACAATGCCGAGGCAGGTCTAGCGATACTGCGTGGCGAAAAGCGCATTAAAAACCCTAAAATGCGCGATTTCTTAATCAGCGCGTATCAAAGCGAGCTATTTAACACTTGGCTAGCCAAAAGGGTTGAAATTTCAAAATTTGCTAGCGAATTTAGTGTGAGCGAGTTTGCCAAAATTTACGGATTTGACAAAGACCTTGCCAAATCTATCGCCACTCAGGCGCAATTTTACAAGCTACTTCCGGGCGAGATTTTGGGGCATTTCCCGCACGGAGCGTTTTTTACCTGCGAGGATTTAGGCGCAGAGGTAGAGCGATTTGTGCGCCGCGATATCACGAGCGCTGGGCTCATCGCTGGGGCGCAAAAACTGCGCGCAAGTGGCGTGGCGAATAGATTTGAGAGCGAGATTTTCGCCGAGGCTGAGGGGCATTTGGCGCAAACAAACGGCTCGTATCGCTATGCGTGGAGCTATATAGAGGATATCTCGCACAGCTACGACGAGGAAAAGGCGCAGTTTGGATTTAGCTTTTATCTGCCAAAAGGCTCGTATGCAACGGTGATTTTGGAGGAAATTTTGCATAGAGAAATTTTCGAAAATTTCGCCCCTAACGAAGAGTAA
- a CDS encoding trimeric intracellular cation channel family protein, with product MTQHNIILYIEYIGIASASLSGFLFAVKRDCDWLGIFLAAFLTALGGGIVRDITVGRPLYSFTHYMPVIIVIAVLIASHIFAAQTKKLQGRFIFIFSDAIDVICFSIVGAMVSIEYGLNVFGAILIAFFNGVGGGILRDVLLNEVPWFLRTGLYGTISMGVGLVYFILDWLDLANIYTILALFFAGIVVRMFAYYRGWHLPKVEYNK from the coding sequence ATGACACAGCATAATATCATTTTATATATCGAATACATCGGCATTGCCTCGGCTTCTTTGAGCGGATTTTTATTCGCGGTTAAAAGGGATTGCGACTGGCTGGGGATTTTTTTGGCTGCGTTTTTGACCGCCCTTGGTGGCGGGATTGTGCGCGATATCACGGTGGGCAGACCGCTGTATTCCTTCACGCACTATATGCCAGTAATCATCGTCATTGCGGTGCTTATCGCCTCGCATATTTTCGCAGCCCAGACCAAAAAACTGCAAGGCAGATTTATATTTATTTTCTCCGACGCAATCGATGTGATTTGCTTCTCGATTGTCGGAGCTATGGTTTCGATCGAGTATGGATTAAATGTTTTTGGGGCGATACTTATCGCCTTTTTTAATGGCGTTGGTGGCGGAATTTTGCGCGATGTGCTATTAAACGAGGTGCCGTGGTTTTTGCGCACGGGGCTTTATGGGACGATAAGTATGGGTGTCGGGCTGGTTTATTTTATCTTAGACTGGCTTGACTTGGCGAATATCTACACGATTTTGGCACTATTTTTCGCTGGGATTGTAGTTAGAATGTTTGCGTATTATAGGGGTTGGCATTTGCCAAAGGTGGAGTATAACAAATGA
- a CDS encoding aspartate aminotransferase family protein, whose protein sequence is MKYLMSNFSRVDVAFTRGKGAKLWDSNGEKYIDFAAGIGVCSLGHASPVVIEAINTQSAMIIHSSNIYRVLPQEVLAKKISNLLGYQTYAVFCNSGAEANEAAIKMARKYGTTKFESKKYEILTLKNSFHGRTMATLSATGQDKFHPEIFAPYIEGFKFYDGIDEIIANISDKTVAVMIELIQGEGGICPLDKKSVQKLAKILKEKNLLLITDEVQCGVYRSGEFVASKIYGIEPDIITFAKGLAGGVPIGACVARENIFAPGEHGSTFGGNHLATSTANAVLRELEYLYESGELKKTIAEFEENLDKILKDFPNFFESRTGLGLMQGLVLKDSTYLSILFAECLRNGLLVLKSGSKTLRFLPPLNIKKKEIKAGFEILRKTLEELQD, encoded by the coding sequence ATGAAGTATTTAATGAGTAATTTTTCTAGGGTCGATGTCGCTTTTACGAGGGGTAAAGGCGCGAAGCTATGGGATAGCAACGGCGAGAAATACATTGATTTCGCCGCTGGAATTGGGGTGTGTAGCCTAGGGCATGCAAGCCCTGTGGTGATAGAGGCCATAAACACGCAAAGCGCGATGATAATCCATAGCTCGAACATTTATAGAGTCCTGCCACAAGAGGTGCTAGCCAAAAAAATCAGCAATCTTTTGGGCTATCAAACATACGCTGTGTTTTGCAACTCTGGGGCAGAGGCGAACGAAGCAGCCATAAAAATGGCACGCAAATACGGCACGACTAAATTTGAGAGCAAAAAATATGAAATTTTAACTCTAAAAAATTCCTTCCACGGACGCACTATGGCTACTTTGAGTGCCACAGGACAGGATAAATTTCACCCTGAAATTTTCGCTCCATACATTGAGGGATTTAAATTTTACGACGGAATCGATGAAATCATCGCAAATATCAGCGATAAAACGGTCGCTGTGATGATAGAACTAATCCAAGGCGAGGGCGGAATTTGCCCACTGGATAAAAAATCAGTCCAAAAACTAGCCAAAATTTTAAAAGAAAAAAACCTACTTCTAATCACCGACGAGGTCCAATGTGGCGTCTATCGCTCGGGCGAGTTTGTCGCAAGCAAGATTTATGGTATCGAGCCTGACATTATCACCTTTGCCAAAGGGCTAGCAGGTGGCGTGCCAATCGGAGCGTGCGTGGCTAGGGAAAATATCTTTGCCCCTGGCGAGCATGGAAGCACATTTGGTGGCAATCACCTAGCCACATCGACCGCAAACGCCGTTTTGCGCGAGCTAGAATACCTCTACGAAAGCGGCGAGCTTAAAAAAACTATCGCTGAATTTGAAGAAAATTTAGACAAAATTCTAAAAGATTTCCCAAATTTCTTCGAATCTCGCACAGGGCTTGGACTAATGCAAGGCTTGGTTTTAAAGGACAGCACATATCTAAGCATACTCTTTGCCGAGTGCCTAAGAAACGGACTTTTGGTGCTAAAATCAGGTAGTAAAACGCTAAGATTTTTACCGCCATTAAACATAAAGAAAAAAGAGATAAAAGCAGGATTTGAAATTTTGCGCAAGACTCTTGAAGAGCTTCAAGATTGA
- the rsmD gene encoding 16S rRNA (guanine(966)-N(2))-methyltransferase RsmD, which produces MAKFRGKISSGIYKGKSLELPSIGTTRSTKSIVKGSFFDSFRYELEGSCFIEGFGGSGGMALEALSNGAKEVFAIEKDRKAYEITRRNFALFGVEKNALNGDCFALLPQILANLDNEKIFIYLDPPFDIRDGFAGIYERVVGLICEICECEGVKFVIIEHASEVKFEANIAKFSLLKSKKFGATTLSYYAK; this is translated from the coding sequence GTGGCGAAATTTAGAGGCAAAATTTCAAGCGGAATTTACAAAGGAAAAAGCTTGGAACTCCCAAGCATAGGCACTACGCGTAGCACGAAATCAATCGTAAAAGGCTCGTTTTTCGACTCATTTAGGTATGAATTAGAGGGCAGTTGCTTCATCGAGGGCTTTGGCGGAAGCGGCGGCATGGCGCTCGAAGCCCTTAGCAACGGCGCAAAAGAGGTTTTTGCTATCGAAAAAGACCGCAAAGCTTACGAAATCACAAGGCGTAACTTCGCCCTTTTTGGCGTAGAAAAAAATGCCCTAAATGGCGATTGTTTCGCGCTTTTGCCACAAATTTTGGCGAATTTAGACAACGAAAAAATTTTCATCTACCTTGATCCGCCATTTGATATCAGAGATGGTTTTGCTGGAATTTACGAGCGCGTAGTGGGCCTAATCTGCGAAATTTGCGAGTGCGAAGGGGTAAAATTTGTGATAATTGAGCACGCAAGTGAGGTGAAATTTGAGGCAAATATCGCCAAATTTAGTCTTTTAAAATCCAAGAAATTTGGCGCCACGACGCTATCTTACTATGCAAAATAA
- the mgtE gene encoding magnesium transporter, which translates to MEAKDKEFLTDYEEAEALLEAHIGDTIEEELSPADLADHLKALKKHDEEKYVEFLEKLDPEDLADAALEMPDHMLEDIIETLPSEKIVEAIEELESDDQAELLQSIEEIDEDKAKELFYGLDEDDRHDILTINKYDDDEAGAYMQTEVFSARENQTLGEAVDMLRVMRQNGDIENVFQLFVLDDKGHMLSAFSTSDLILYDFSLTLKEISQKFNADAKVHFATDTDKIEDVIKDFEEFDLNVIPVLDANGVLIGRITADDVHDLIQERATEQIYNLAGVDDEAEEEDTAFSTGKARASWLGVNLCTAIISSIIIGLFDATIEQLVALAVLMPIVASMGGNTGTQALTVTVRRLALGEIEARDIRSVITREVTISLVNGSIFAVAMGVVAWVWFGMKLLGVVIAMSMVINLTLAGFFGAIIPIALRRFGIDPAVGSSVLLTTVTDIVGFFSFLGLATWILI; encoded by the coding sequence ATGGAAGCAAAAGATAAAGAATTTTTGACAGATTACGAAGAAGCCGAAGCTCTTTTAGAGGCGCATATCGGCGATACGATAGAAGAAGAGCTAAGCCCAGCGGACCTTGCAGATCACTTAAAGGCGCTTAAAAAACACGACGAGGAAAAATATGTCGAATTCCTAGAAAAACTCGACCCCGAGGACCTCGCTGACGCTGCACTTGAAATGCCAGATCACATGCTCGAAGATATCATCGAAACCCTTCCGAGTGAAAAAATCGTCGAAGCTATCGAGGAACTAGAAAGTGATGATCAAGCAGAACTACTCCAAAGTATCGAAGAAATCGACGAGGATAAGGCAAAGGAGCTTTTTTACGGGCTTGATGAGGACGATCGCCACGATATTTTGACGATTAACAAATACGACGATGACGAAGCTGGCGCGTATATGCAAACCGAGGTTTTTAGCGCACGCGAAAACCAAACCCTAGGCGAAGCTGTCGATATGCTAAGGGTAATGCGCCAAAACGGCGATATCGAAAATGTTTTTCAGCTCTTTGTTTTAGATGATAAGGGCCACATGCTAAGCGCGTTTTCGACCTCGGATTTGATTTTATACGATTTTTCGCTCACGCTAAAAGAAATTTCGCAAAAATTTAACGCAGACGCAAAGGTGCATTTCGCCACCGATACCGATAAAATCGAAGATGTCATCAAGGATTTCGAGGAATTTGACCTAAATGTAATCCCTGTTTTGGACGCAAACGGCGTGCTGATTGGACGAATCACAGCCGATGATGTGCATGATTTGATTCAAGAGCGCGCCACAGAGCAAATTTACAACCTTGCTGGTGTCGATGATGAGGCCGAGGAGGAAGATACTGCATTTTCAACTGGAAAGGCGCGTGCATCGTGGCTAGGCGTGAATTTATGCACGGCGATTATTAGCTCGATTATCATCGGACTTTTTGACGCTACAATCGAGCAGCTCGTCGCCCTTGCCGTGCTTATGCCAATCGTGGCCTCCATGGGTGGCAACACAGGCACACAGGCTCTCACCGTTACGGTGCGTCGCCTAGCCCTTGGCGAAATCGAGGCGCGCGATATCCGCTCGGTAATCACGCGCGAAGTTACCATTTCGCTGGTAAATGGCTCGATTTTTGCCGTGGCAATGGGAGTTGTGGCGTGGGTATGGTTTGGCATGAAGCTTCTTGGCGTCGTGATTGCGATGTCAATGGTGATAAATTTGACCTTGGCTGGATTTTTTGGCGCGATTATTCCGATTGCCTTGCGCCGTTTTGGAATTGATCCAGCTGTTGGAAGCTCGGTTTTGCTGACTACGGTTACTGATATAGTGGGATTTTTTAGCTTTTTAGGACTTGCGACATGGATATTGATATAA